DNA sequence from the Oryza brachyantha chromosome 5, ObraRS2, whole genome shotgun sequence genome:
TGAGCACTGATACCCTTCTTTCGAGCCGTTCCATAAGCAAAGACTGCAGGTCAAAATCACAAGCTACTATCACACACCTGTATCAGATATCATTGTGTCCAGAAAAGAAATCCTTAAAGATTCTTCTTTCCTAATTTGCAGGGTCCTTACAATTCATGGCTCTAAAGATGAAATTGTCCCGGTGGAAGACGCACTAATGTTTGCAGCAAATATCCCCAACCATGAGTTGCACATAATATTAGAAGCGAACCATCGCTACACAGGCCATGAGAAAGAGCTAACCACACTTGTCCTGGACTTCATCAAGTCCcaacttcatttttcatcgTCCTTGCGTCCAAAACTGTAACTGTTTTAACCTTTGCAATGCCTGATGTTTGAAATTTCAATGAGGCCGGGCCATGCTGATTATATGTATGTGAAGCTCTGTTTGACAAGCTCGCAATTTCTTTTCCAGAGCTGGATATAACtctaaaaagtttttgggttGAAACTGGAGGTAGACAAGAATTATTAAGATGAGGCATCTTGTTAACATTCCAGACTAAAATTAGAGGATCAAACCCACCACTTTGTTTCAGTATGCAAACCACATTTTCTGTCAGAAATTGAAATAGGGATAGTACCAAACAGGGCCTGATTATTCATCAATCGTCAGAACAGAAATTCTGAACAACAGGTAGAACGCATCCATCGAATTGTCCAACTCGAAACATTGCCTGTCATCTTTAAGTCACAAATTCGAGCCATCTGCCCATCCATATCTATCGCTCACACTGTTTCAACCTAATCCATCACTTTGCCACTTTGCAAGAGGAGTCATTGCCGTGCTAACCTGACAGTGACAGGTTGGACCCACGTcacctctccctttctcttgGAGGATAAAGACTGTGCTCTGTGACTCGGaggattttggtttttttttgtgccaaaaattttttaagttgaatTTCTATTGTCAAATTGTATTCCGcattaaaatttgtaaataaaagtttCTTATCGAATATTTTTAAGACAATATTTTCActttactaattaattcagttgtttatatttttaaattttaatatccaTCGTAAAATCAGATAGTCTTCCATCCGATGAGAGCAATTATAATAACAGactataagctggctaaatATTAAGATGGAggagagatgagatgagagagaggtgAAACGGGAATGTTGAGATTGAGGAGagatgagagaagagagatgtgAAACGGGTTGTAAGCTTGCAGCCGGCTCTGGTACAAGAACCAGCAAGAAAGACATGAgaactaactattatatatgtgagtTAAAAAGACTACCAAAAATCTTACAACCGACTTACTGATTATATTGTTAgagtaggtacaatagcaggaagccagctataaacatattttaaagagataagagaagaggagaggacagtcggttattaatttatagctacTACAGCACGGCTCCAAAACGCAATGTATATATAACACATGAGTTTATacataactattgtataaattaactattaaattaattagagatgaattagagctaatagttggctaAACTCTTAACCTTATCTGACGCAACGGAACGGACAAAGGAAAGGGTGCGAAGCCCATCATCTAATCCGCAGCGCGATCGTCATCGACTCGCCGAGCCCAACCGACCGGAGTCAGGTCAGGTCTGGTCGAGCCCAGCAAGccacaccaaccaaacaaccgAGGCACGCGACGGCCTCGCggcagagagggagaggcgaatgagcgaggaggcggcggcggcggcggcgggagcgggagtgGAGGAGTCGATAGGGAGGCGGAGGAGTAGCGGTGGGAGGggggatgcggcggcgagggtgtgGGAGTTCGAGCGGGATCTGGTGGCGGGGGCGGTGATGGGCGGGGCGGTGCACACGGTGGTGGCGCCGATCGAGCGCGCCAAGCTGCTGCTCCAGACGCAGGACGGCAACGCGGCGCTGCTgggccgcgcgcggcggtTCCGCGGGTTCGCCGACTGCGTGGCGCGCACCGTCCGCGACGAGGGCGTGCTCTCCCTCTGGCGCGGCAACGGCACCGCCGTCATCCGGTACTACCCCTCCGTCGCCCTCAACTTCTCCCTCAAGGTTCCACCCTTTTCCGACCCCGCAccccaccatttttttttgtttgtttcttcttaCGGTTTGTTCATTGTTGTCTGAATTCTCGATTCGTACATTTGAACCGCGTCAATTGATTTGGTTCGAGAGAACAGTGCGATCTTGTGTATGTTTTTCCTAacaggctgcggcggcggattTGGGGTTTATGGTTTCGTTCCTTGCTTGATCAGTTCCTATGCTTTAGCGTGCGATGCGAGGAAGTGTGCCCATGTCGGCGGTGAGTTCTTGGTTCGGGGCATCTGGTACTGGTGCTCAGCGTGCGGtgcgaattttttttaggatggaAGATTGTATTAGGTCATGAGATTTTGTTGGGATTACGCTTTCGGGGGTTGAATGTTTGCCGCCGGAAATGGAAAAGGAATCTAAGAATAAAGTGCCCTCGAGTCTTTTTGTCCAAGAACACTATAGACAAGTGACCCCCATAAGCACTAAATGGCATCTTGGTGCATATATTCTCGTGACATTTGGCATAGCTTGTGAACCATTTAATTCCGTAATTCTATTACGTGCCAATTCGGAATTAAGCCCCCTTTCTTTCAACTGTTAAGGATCTCTACGATGTGGGAATAGTAGTAAAGATCAGCATAAAATTTCACGGTTGGGTCATTGGAATAGTACTATGGTACCATGCTAGCATTATGGTAGTTAATAACATTTTGAGGTGGCATCTTGTAAATTGATCTATAATTTAACTATCATTTGATTCCTTCAacagtaataaattattaaaccaGTAAGAAGGCATGATGACGCTTTGCTTGGTGCATATATTCTTGTGACATTTGTCATAGCTTGTGAACCATTTACTTCTGTACTTCTATTATATGCCAATTCGGAATTAAGCCCCCTTGTATACAACATATGCTGTTATTAACATTTAATGAAATAATCATATATGATTTCTGATTACAAAAGATTAGTTgccaaatatgaaaaatgtagAAGAGCAAGAGATTTTGGGCAAGTCGACAAATACTGTGCTAATTTTCGAAAATAACAAACAGCAAGGCGACAGTGTGAAATGATCATTTGAGATGTAACTTTTTAAGCAATAGGAGTTGGGTAGCACTTGCTGCTGAAGTCAGATGGCATGACAATAATCAAATCCATTCACGTATAGCCGTACTATAGCTCAAGAAACAGACATATTGCATCTACTGCCAGCaattgtaaaagaaatatacATGGTATAGGCAATATCAATACATATAGGTGGATTTTTTATAAGACGGCCATtagattgttttatttatgccTTTTCTGATTTTTCACTGTActcttatttgaatttctgAAGCGGAGTCAGTCCTGTGACTTGTAGGAAGGCATCTGAGCCTATCTGAATTGCAGCAGGGTACTGCTTTACGCAATGTGGTAATAttattactacctctgtttcatattataagactttttagctttgcctaaattcatctattgatgaatgtataatttgtatacatgtctagattcattaacatccatatgaatgtacgcaaggctagaaagtcttatattatgaaacagtgGAGTGCCAAATTATTGTTGATGATTTCTAGCGTATGGCTGTGGCCCATGCAACTTTTGTTGGTTATCTCTTCTTATGTGCCAATTTAACTTGATCCCTCTAACACGCCATGTTAGCCTTTATGCTTAGTTATGTTGAAGCAGAATTTGCTCATCTTAGTGTTGAAAGACATCAACCATACAATAAGTTGATAAACCACAATTGTATAATAATATCAATGGGCAACTGGTTGTTACTTTGCCTATTCAAAACTTGACGACAGAGGTATCTAGAATGTACTCTGTGCTATATTGAGAACACGATTCTTTCAAAACACCCTTACATGTCTTCTTATAGAAGAGGAGTTATGTAAAGAAACAGTTATGGAAGTACAACCGATGAAAATGATGTTGGGTGGCTATTAGCTATGGATTCTTATCTCAGGTTATCTCTTAAGACTCTAATCACAGATCAACATTCTTGCAGGATCTGTACAGGAGCATACTGAAAGATGCAGGAACTTCAGCTGATAACAAGTTCTCTTCTATTGCTTTGACCAACTTCATTGCTGGTGCTGCGGCTGGATGCACTACTCTGGTCATCATTTATCCACTTGATATTGCTCATACTCGTCTTGCAGCTGATATTGGCCGGACCGATACTCGCCAGTTCAGAGGGATTTGCCACTTCCTTGAAACCATCTACAATAAAAACGGCATCCGGGGTATCTACAGAGGATTGCCAGCATCACTGCAAGGGATGGTTGTCCACCGgggcttatattttggaggcTTTGACACAGCCAAGGATGTGCTGGTGCCACTAGACTCACCCCTCTGGCAGCGCTGGGTGACGGCACAGGCAGTCACCTCCATGGCGGGGCTCGTCTCATACCCGCTGGATACCGTGCGGAGGAGGATGATGATGCAGTCAGGGATGGATGTGCAGATGTACAGCAGCACCCTTGATTGCTGGAGGAAAATCTACAAGGTGGAGGGGATCAAGTCGTTCTACCGCGGAGCACTTTCTAACATGTTTAGGAGCACCGGCGCTGCCGCCATACTTGTTTTGTATGATGAAGTGAAGAAGTTTATGGACAGGGGTAGGTTATGACTTACGACACGTATATAGAGGGTTGGTTCAGGTTCTCCAgagattttttggattcagtATGGAGATTAGACAACCAAACCAAAGGTACAGGGAGCAGCAAGCTCGAGCATTTTGTAACAGAGTTGTAGTACTACTGGTTTCCTCCAGGTCACTAACCAGCTCGATGTAACTGGCGCTCTTCAGGTATGAAGATTGCTAGCTCTTGTTCGTTTGGTTTAATGGTCTGAAGATCGTATCCCTTGTTTCATTTGGTTTCAAtgcagagattttttttaaaaaaattcgtgtGACTTATGTCATTGGTTGTATGCTTTCCTGCATACGTGGCAAATTTACGATCGATCTCGGAATGATGCTTGAATTGACGTGTCAGCCGACCAAAGAACATAGCAGGAAAATCCCGTCAAGAAATCGCTTATGCAGACAAAAGCACTTCCTCACGagatttttcattttcctCGAACCACGG
Encoded proteins:
- the LOC102701915 gene encoding probable ADP,ATP carrier protein At5g56450; protein product: MSEEAAAAAAGAGVEESIGRRRSSGGRGDAAARVWEFERDLVAGAVMGGAVHTVVAPIERAKLLLQTQDGNAALLGRARRFRGFADCVARTVRDEGVLSLWRGNGTAVIRYYPSVALNFSLKDLYRSILKDAGTSADNKFSSIALTNFIAGAAAGCTTLVIIYPLDIAHTRLAADIGRTDTRQFRGICHFLETIYNKNGIRGIYRGLPASLQGMVVHRGLYFGGFDTAKDVLVPLDSPLWQRWVTAQAVTSMAGLVSYPLDTVRRRMMMQSGMDVQMYSSTLDCWRKIYKVEGIKSFYRGALSNMFRSTGAAAILVLYDEVKKFMDRGRL